A part of Dreissena polymorpha isolate Duluth1 chromosome 13, UMN_Dpol_1.0, whole genome shotgun sequence genomic DNA contains:
- the LOC127856108 gene encoding uncharacterized protein LOC127856108 isoform X1, protein MCRLLRLIMDDTLRTCIKPGFLITRLIHSLVISSISVRVSRRSYNQVREMFGSLLMTKKQIYEMETAANENRTQYLIASGAIESVASSFIDDDGGACCSTRVVHIANRTLYNLQGQLKTVIHLADANTPSYQYIPHASCVSVGDCKGKCILEAKLTSLLVIDFATGYKFDWFLIPGYCSCKNIYV, encoded by the exons atgtgcagactgctcaggttaatcatggacgatactttacgcacatgcattaagcccggttttctcataACGAGGCTCATACACTCACTCGTGATATCCAGTATAAGTGTGCGTGTTTCTCGCCGCAGCTACAACCAGGTGCGCGAGATGTTCGGCAGCCTTCTGATGACCAAGAAGCAGATCTACGAAATGGAGACGGCGGCTAACGAAAACCGCACCCAGTACCTCATCGCGAGCGGGGCCATAGAGTCGGTAGCCAGCAGTTTCATCGATGACGACGGCGGCGCCTGTTGTTCCAC GCGTGTGGTGCACATAGCGAACAGAACGCTGTACAACCTACAGGGACAATTAAAGACAGTGATCCATCTGGCGGACGCCAATACGCCTAGCTACCAGTACATTCCACACGCCTCGTGTGT TTCTGTGGGTGACTGCAAAGGTAAATGTATACTTGAGGCAAAACTGACGTCACTGCTCGTGATCGACTTCGCCACCGGATACAAGTTTGACTGGTTCCTTATACCCGGCTACTGCTCTTGCAAGAATATCTACGTGTAA